One stretch of Rhipicephalus sanguineus isolate Rsan-2018 chromosome 10, BIME_Rsan_1.4, whole genome shotgun sequence DNA includes these proteins:
- the LOC119407235 gene encoding uncharacterized protein LOC119407235, giving the protein MGCVPSTRVSSSVPRAESVMVKDTGSIPTTPVLTNPAGDVERRDSVSKSDGTGTDVQEEPQTVFQRTPTPRPQTSETQSPDSGVHELYDEYADVVTEFSAPEKVRAVELEFKPLADIELVVEGKQCPRRMSGKDRERHEQEAILNKLRTEGLVLRPESKASGGVAFELVSAEIEDKPSTKGAARQLPPLLQKKRRKNKDRSRVTKESIIDKLEKAEDRRKKQVEEKVRKAKAFLEETCPPRKPVEEEANITHAVKMASKAESREKRLEDMVRKLKAKEEHAERVRRRKLLRQATIQDSTEAPV; this is encoded by the exons ATGGGCTGCGTTCCCTCAACGCGCGTGTCGTCGAGTGTGCCTCGAGCCGAGAGTGTCATGGTCAAGGACACCGGTTCGATACCCACGACGCCGGTGCTGACAAACCCTGCCGGAGACGTTGAGCGCAGAGACAGTGTTTCCAAAAGCGACGGGACTGGTACTGATGTGCAGGAAGAACCGCAGACGGTGTTCCAG CGCACACCGACGCCACGGCCACAGACGAGCGAGACCCAGAGTCCGGACTCGGGAGTTCACGAGCTATACGACGAGTACGCTGACGTGGTGACGGAGTTCTCCGCGCCCGAGAAAGTGCGCGCCGTCGAGCTGGAGTTCAAGCCTCTCGCGGACATTG AGCTGGTCGTAGAAGGAAAGCAGTGTCCTAGACGGATGAGCGGCAAGGACAGGGAGCGGCACGAGCAGGAGGCCATCCTGAACAAGCTCAGGACTGAAGGCCTCGTCCTGCGGCCCGAGAGCAAGGCCTCTGGTGGGGTGGC TTTCGAGCTGGTGTCTGCGGAAATCGAGGACAAGCCTTCGACGAAGGGCGCGGCTCGGCAACTACCTCCCTTGCTTCAGAAGAAGAGGAGAAAAAACAAGGACCGCTCGCGGGTGACGAAAGAAAGTATTATCGACAAGCTCGAAAAGGCGGAAGACCGACGGAAG AAACAAGTCGAAGAAAAGGTCCGGAAGGCGAAGGCATTTTTGGAAGAAACGTGCCCTCCGAGGAAACCAGTTGAAGAAGAGGCGAACATTACGCACGCCGTGAAAATGGCTTCCAAGGCAGAGAGCAG GGAGAAACGGCTGGAGGATATGGTTCGGAAACTGAAAGCCAAGGAGGAGCACGCGGAACGAGTTAGAAGAAGAAAGCTGCTGCGGCAAGCGACTATCCAGGACTCCACAGAGGCGCCCGTCTAG
- the LOC119372591 gene encoding sodium- and chloride-dependent glycine transporter 2-like isoform X2 produces the protein MLKDPVGMYWLYCWAFVAPVSLLVSAALYVSEGAGSASLTIGDYTYPSWVAVFVWVSSVLSLLPVPVMAVMHWDFSKALCTDPVWGPQDPDRSFDYNDRIRTLVTMVATKEKVDVKYKGGTRHGPVLFTASSFTMLRNSMPLE, from the exons ATGCTCAAGGATCCCGTCGGCATGTACTGGCTCTACTGTTGGGCTTTCGTAGCTCCCGTCAGCTTATTG GTGTCGGCAGCGCTGTACGTGAGCGAAGGCGCCGGCTCAGCATCGCTGACCATCGGCGACTACACGTACCCATCGTGGGTGGCCGTGTTCGTGTGGGTGTCCAGCGTGCTCAGCCTGCTACCCGTTCCCGTCATGGCCGTCATGCACTGG GACTTCAGCAAGGCCCTGTGCACCGACCCCGTGTGGGGTCCTCAGGACCCCGATCGCAGTTTCGACTACAACGACCGCATCCGCACCCTCGTCACTATGGTGGCCACTAAAGAGAAGGTCGACGTCAAGTACAAGGGCGGTACCCGTCACGGGCCCGTACTCTTCACGGCGTCGTCATTCACGATGCTCAGGAACTCTATGCCGCTAGAATAA
- the LOC119372591 gene encoding sodium- and chloride-dependent glycine transporter 2-like isoform X1: MLKDPVGMYWLYCWAFVAPVSLLVSAALYVSEGAGSASLTIGDYTYPSWVAVFVWVSSVLSLLPVPVMAVMHWVRVDMDFSKALCTDPVWGPQDPDRSFDYNDRIRTLVTMVATKEKVDVKYKGGTRHGPVLFTASSFTMLRNSMPLE; this comes from the exons ATGCTCAAGGATCCCGTCGGCATGTACTGGCTCTACTGTTGGGCTTTCGTAGCTCCCGTCAGCTTATTG GTGTCGGCAGCGCTGTACGTGAGCGAAGGCGCCGGCTCAGCATCGCTGACCATCGGCGACTACACGTACCCATCGTGGGTGGCCGTGTTCGTGTGGGTGTCCAGCGTGCTCAGCCTGCTACCCGTTCCCGTCATGGCCGTCATGCACTGGGTTCGAGTCGACATG GACTTCAGCAAGGCCCTGTGCACCGACCCCGTGTGGGGTCCTCAGGACCCCGATCGCAGTTTCGACTACAACGACCGCATCCGCACCCTCGTCACTATGGTGGCCACTAAAGAGAAGGTCGACGTCAAGTACAAGGGCGGTACCCGTCACGGGCCCGTACTCTTCACGGCGTCGTCATTCACGATGCTCAGGAACTCTATGCCGCTAGAATAA
- the LOC125756196 gene encoding sodium- and chloride-dependent betaine transporter-like → MRRDYVLQRSSGIHEIGALRMELLVFLTVVWIVVLAVSSQKPNVVHSVCSGLIWVAMLCFIPFMLESAYHSFTMSGLLMSFTPNLAALASSKVWLDAAEHSLFSLGTSSGLVFFLGSRCKYGSCFERCAAWTIVAEVTACDLIALTTCLWIYKPGNTENEITPAVPFNFRQLVTTAQLVVPCVFPTMCNALVFTSFTATGLAANVLLVKTCVNEITTVLNHPTSGTSSWTVVVVCILAYVCSIPFCTKSTSLKTSSDDFSREYIY, encoded by the exons ATGCGCAGGGATTACGTGCTCCAGCGCAGCAGCGGGATCCACGAGATCGGCGCCTTGCGGATGGAGCTGCTCGTCTTCCTGACGGTCGTCTGGATCGTAGTGCTCGCAGTCTCTAGCCAGAAACCGAACGTCGTCCACAGT GTCTGCAGTGGGCTGATCTGGGTGGCGATGTTGTGCTTCATCCCCTTCATGCTGGAAAGCGCCTACCACAGTTTCACGATGAGTGGCCTccttatgagcttcacgccgaaCCTGGCTGCGCTGGCCAGCAGCAAG GTGTGGCTAGACGCGGCCGAGCACTCGCTGTTCTCTCTGGGCACGTCGAGCGGCCTCGTGTTCTTTCTCGGTTCACGGTGCAAGTACGGCAGCTGTTTCGAGAG GTGCGCCGCCTGGACCATTGTGGCGGAGGTGACCGCATGCGACCTGATCGCGCTGACCACCTGCCTCTGGATCTACAAGCCCGGAAACACCGAGAACGAAATCACGCCCGCCGTGCCTTTTAACT TCCGACAGCTGGTGACGACAGCGCAGCTCGTGGTGCCCTGCGTCTTCCCGACTATGTGCAACGCGCTCGTGTTCACCTCCTTCACAGCGACCGGCCTCGCCGCTAAC GTTTTGCTCGTGAAGACGTGCGTGAATGAAATCACTACGGTGCTCAACCACCCGACCAGCGGCACCAGCTCCtggacggtggtggtggtgtgtatCCTAGCCTACGTCTGCAGCATACCATTCTGCACAAAG AGCACGTCGCTAAAAACGTCTTCTGACGATTTCTCCCGCGAGTACATCTACTGA